TGGGTCCTCAAGACACCTTGACCAACGGAGCGGCTCGAGATCAATGCTTTGTCGCTAACATACCTTACATCCATACCAGCTGGCAGTTTCCTGATCCTGACTttgacattgaaaatattgaagaaaaagATGACCAAGCCAATGAAAATCTAGATACAGAAGAAGAGGAGGAAAAAAAGGGAGACAGTGAAGAAGGAGATAGCGAGGAagaacttatttataaaaatataacgatAAATTTCTATCCAGATCCTGACGAAGTATCCGTAGCATACGCAAAACTTCTAAACTATTACAAATGGGAAAGCTTTTCAGCTCTCTACGAAGATGATTTTGGTGAGTATGATATGCTtttgtttactttaaaatgaaCATGAATTTAATGCAAAAGCTTTTCTGGGCGGAGTTTATGTATTTAGCTTTGATTTCATTTAAGATGCGTTATCACGCACGCATTTTGAGTTATGATATTGTAACTTATCTAATGTTTACAGTAAGCCTGTCCCCAGATATGTAAATTAGCAAATTTTATGCCTACCTTAAGGCAGGCAGTGTATAGATATTCGGTAAACTGAATGTTTATGTTCTACACTACTTCACTtagtaattacaataaattaaatgattttaaaacaacAGTCTATAACAACAACAATGCATAGAAAACGGAATATAATTATGATCCATGACTATGAGAAACAGACCAACCAACGTGAGTTTGAGTTGATTTATGGCAACTACTTgtaaaatcaatcaaaaatatactcgaatttttttttataaaatatgtatgttttcggTGTTTCAGGTTTGATAAGgattcaaaaaatattagccGAACACACCGCGAAACACCCTGTATATTTACGAAAATTAGATCCAGAAGGAGACAATATCAATGTAAATACcaatttttatagttattattttttcccttACTTTATACTTTAATCCTTATTTATTCGttctcaaaataacaaaagacgTATACGACATaaacttattgaaataaaaattaaatctaggTTATACTttacataacatttattaatacttaattcACAGGTATTTAAAGACCTGAAAAAGTACCAAGATGCCAGTCGTTTTTTGATGGACTGTCGCGCAGATCGAATTTTGAAGTATTTAAATGATGCAAGTCAGTTGAAAATGGTGGACCATTATCAAGtaagcaaaaacattgatCTTATGTTGTTGTTATCAGAATtcgttttcaaattaatttactataaaatgtTACATCGATGGGAAAAGTTTTAGGAAGTGAATTAGAGTTTAATGGACCTGTTAAGTGCTTGAATCTTAGGTGCTTTATATAAACACAGACACTTGGGTACTTTATATAAGCACAGATTGCCGCTAATCCCATTTCACACCATCACTAGTAACATGAAAGAACTTCcgaacatttttataaaccaTAGCTTTTTGCTGCAATTTCGcaaagatattataaattgaagtaaatttaagaattgataagaagttaaaaatatatatggttGTAGCATTACATTTTAGTATCTTTGGATGCGTCTACTGTAGCCGATAGTCTGACCAAGTATGTGTCCAATATAACTTGGCTGAGCATCACAGAGCACGACATATTGAGCAATGCCCAGCATTACTTAGCTCCACGCGTGGCCAAGTGGTCCAGCCAACGATCGCAAGCTCCTCTGGTGACCAATTTTACGGtatgtaattcattcattcctataatcacgtctacatcccggCCCATAAATACGgtacatattatatgtacaATACATTTTCATCCTCAActatataacataaatttacGAAAGCGCAAGATCAAGCTCTGAAATAGCTCTTGAAGTACctatattagttttttattgtttatatatcACTTCTTTGCATTTCATGTATTTAATCAATCTTCTTGAAGTTTACTAAAGCATGACAATGGCATTCTTACACCACAAAATCTGGTACTTTCACCTGCGATTTGAGATAAATCACTTTTTCGCGAGCATTACAATAAATGATGAAAGTTCTTCTTTAACATAGGGTTTTTGAACTGAATCAAATTCGTCTCTCAAATGTGTGTCTGTATGCAGGTCATACCACCGCAATTTCTTGTTTGCCCGAGAATTTCCAAAGTTATATTTGAGTACCAAACTGAAAATGCAATACTATGGGATGTAAAATTTTCGTGTTTCTACTGTCTTCCTATACttcctttaaaaattaagccaatttttatatttcttaacttcataatacatttttgttaGCAAATCTAAAATCAAAATAGAGGCCTCATCATCATTCGGTTCCCATACAAAATCCCTAATGAATGGACATTTCTCCGCCTCACACCTGTCACATTATACAAAACtgtaataataagaaatttactatgtacttatttttaaagctcGAGTCGTTAATAATGGATGACATGGCAAACCACATTCTGAAAGCGGTACAAACACTAGGCGATGATTTTGCAGAACCAGAGAATCACGTTTGCGATGCTGAAGCCACTCCTTGGGTTTATGGAGCGAAACTTCAAAATGCGACATTACAGGTAAGTGGAAACTTTTTTGCAATTGCTATAGATATAATACTTGgcctatgtatatatattcataaGACAATATTTCAAGCTAGATGACTCCTCGACCGCAAATATGCCTAATAagattaatattgtaaacaaaGTTATCATAAATACTATGTTATTACattaatacaattaataacaatataattaatattaatataaataaaaatgaatcatTCACCTCTGTCTGATAACACCAATCGTCGATATATTTCAGATAACAACAAAAGGTGTAACTGGAAACATCACGTTTGATGAAAATGGAAAACGTGCTAACTATACCCTGTTCATCAATGAGATTTACGGGTCTCAACGAAGAACAATCGGTAGGTGGGAGTCTAATAATGGTACGGAGATCATCGAAGATCGTCCCACTTCCGATATCACTACTAGCCAGCTCACTTCTAAACATTTCATCGTAAGTTCCAACTAAATTGATAATCtttacaatttctttattacaaaaataaaaaaaaaatgattctaTTATTGATATGATCTAGTCGCatgataaaatgtttttttgttttggtaaagatatcctaaaaatatttagtaacaAGACTGTTactaaattaaggacgtcctggtaaagggtcaggtcaaaagtacccgaaaccgccgagcttacatgaaaagagttatgaatgtggatgaagcgaaggaaatatgcaaagatcgtggaaagtggaaagaggtagtctctgcctacccctccgggaaagaggcgtgattttatatatgtatgtatgtactgttactaaattttaacatacttTTCCCTATCACCATTACAGACTAACCATTTTTACACGTAACAACTTTCTCTTTAGgtgatttcaagaaaatataaaccatatttttatgataaaacacCATGTGAAGGAGAAGGCTGTGATGACAGTGATGAAAAATACGAAGGTTTTTCCGTAGACCTAGTGAAAAAGATCTTCGAGCTACTGAAAGAAGAAAAGTTCAATTACACTTATGAATTTGTTCACGAGAAAGACAAAGGTTATGGCAAGTACGATCCAAAGACGAAAAAATGGGACGGCCTCATTGGAGACTTGCTGGATAAAGTAAGTATCATATTTACTCATTGTAAAAATGCttgttcttaattatttttcttttgcaaagtttattttaaataataattagatacCAGATCAGTTTATGGCTGATACCATGTGGCTTCTACTGTGGAATAAAAGAATCACATTATCAactaaaatactttaatagaGAATAATCATCACTTTTAGCAAATATGGGGATTGAAGTAACTGAATATTTACgaaacttataaatattacagaaAGCAGATTTAGCAGTATGCGATTTGACAATCACAGAAGAAAGGAAGAAAGTGGTTGATTTTTCCGTACCATTCATGTCTTTAGGAATAAGTATCTTGTACACAAAAGAGAAACCAGTTCCTCCGCCAATGTTCTCTTTTCTTCTTCCCTACACATTTGAGGTTTGGATGTACATAGCTACTGCCTACTGTGTTGTCTCTATCGTGCTATTCGTTTGTTCGAGGTAAACAACTATTTTTTAGgctttttatgtttgtttggaaattctcatttatttcaataaaaaaaacaggatcTTGAATGTTCTAATAGTTGTTAATATACTAAACACGTCTTGGTCTTTAATATgatgtgataataaatacttttgtaCTTAAGTactattctatattttaaattatttcataaaaacgCGTATACTTACAAACGCCTGttctgataaaatattttattcttaccAATAAATGTATAGATAATGTTAATTTGTTACGAGTTTTTTGCCTATTTATGACTTGGTTATTTCttctaaataagaaaaattcaattctttgaaattcataactctgttaagagtagttaaaaaaaatcttaaactaTTTCTAGCAATTTTTAGCAAtggttttaaatatgttttaaggATATCACCTGCCGACTGGGAAAATCCTGTGCCGTGTGATAAAGATCCAGAGGAATTGGAGAATATATGGAACTTCAAGAATTGCGCCTGGCTCACTATGGGCTCCATCATGACGCAGGGATGCGACATTTTGCCTAAGTAAGAAATAAACTTCACGACTTGTTATCGTTATTATTATTGCTGTTGACTTGTTCATACTCTGCATGgtagtttattttaacaaataaatccGTCTTCTAgactattaaattttaattaatttcgaaAGTAGTTTGTATAAAGATCcatatattctttatttcagAGCTATCGGCACTCGTTGGGTGTGCGGCATGTGGTGGTTCTTCGCCATGATAGTGTGCCAGACTTACATAGCCCAGTTGTCAGCTTCCATGACCACAGCCCTGGAAAACGAACCAATCAACAGCGTCGAAGACCTAGCCAAGCAGAACAAAATATTGTACGGAGCCATCGAAGGGGGATCTACGTACGAATTCTTCAAAGTGAGAACACCCCTACAATTTCGTACCTCTTTCAACATTTTGCAAACACTCAAGTAATTTCTATACGCTTTTATTATTGGTGGTGCATTTTCGATGAAACGATAATCGCTTTAGTGCCCTGCGatctaatatttatatattagaaTTTAACGttctactaataaaataatgtcattCTGAATAAAGAAAACTAGTGGTTAATATTGAAAACTTCCCAGCCTATTTATGAGCGATTTCAATATAATAGTAATAGCAACAACTAGAACTATATAACTCTAGTAttcaattaataatgaaatctATAGTCAACTACATTTAATTCTCTTTTAGTCATCCAAAGACAAAATATACCGTAAAATATTTGAGACCATGGAAGCCAACCCTAGCCTCCTAGTCAAGACTAACGATGAGGGCGAGAGTAGGGTGCTTAAGAACAACAACAAATATGCATTCTTTATGGAATCTTCTACCATCGAATATAAACAGAAAAGAAATTGCGACCTCCAAAAAGTCGGAAGTCAATTGGACTCTAAGGACTATGGAATAGCTATGCCAGCAAGTAagtttacaaaacaattttagcataaaaaatatattaatcaatATTCTATGCTGGTATGGTATCAAATATTATACAGTATTTGCTAagtgcaaattgtaaaagtcaatcaaggtaAAGGTGCCATTTAGGATTCGCTagcaatgggctagcattTCCTGCCACCATCTCTGAACCTTGATTCTATCACGGGCCCATCCGACTAAGTGACACTTTCTATTCTTCTAACTATTCTATTATATCTCTGTCTATCACGTAAGGTACAGCGACGTtacatgtgtgtgtgtgttaattaaactttatgtCTACCCTGTTTTGGTTAACTCTTCATACCAATGGAAAAAATGCCTCtcccttaaataaataaatcatgttactagattttgaattattaaataaatcaaggtCAAACAAATGACATTCCCTTCAATTTTGCGAATGAAGCTTGTTATGAACGGTGGAACAAACACCTAATTCCAGTTTAATTCTTCATAAAAGCACCCAATTATCATAGCCTCAGTTCGTCAAACATCAAAGGCAGCATACGTTTATTCACGAGACCACATTATGAGTCTGATGGAATGTAGGTTACGGAGAAACAGTTTCAATTTGATGTATAAATAGGTTAAGATGTGATAACCATTTCAATTAGAAATGactttatttaggtatttatttttttacctagttattaattattaccaCCACCCACCACCCACACGCTTAATTGATATACAATTATGTGCAGTGCAATGATCTTCTATATTCTTATCCATTTTCTTAAGAAGAATGATATCCACACCCTAGCCTGAAAATTGATCCTACTATTCTTCTACTACACAATTATTGTATAATTACACTTCAAAATTCTTGCGTAAGTTGAATTCTGGTCAAATGTGAACTACATTTCAACTAAatagttttgttaaaaattacatgttTGTTTCTTCTACACCGagttgaagaaaataatactttaaagCTAGAAGTATAGttccattatttctatttgttttcCAGATTCACCGTTCCGAAGTCACATAAACAGAGCCATTTTGAGATTAAAAGAATTGACGATTTTGGAAGACATAAAATCGAAATGGTGGGACAAAAGCTACGGAGCTACCGATTGTAATGTATGTTGCTTGCTTTGCTGTTTACTCAATAGATATTAAGATGTTATAATGACAGATAGATAAACCTACTCTCAGGggtatttttatctttactgGTGATTCGATACATCTCCATCAATTACAATGCGaaaaagttttgttattttagcttttcaaatattaactttaacattacataaattttaggGGTAATAAAAGTGTTGTAAAAGTTTTGTCAAGAAAAGTATACAAATTTTCCTATTACGCGAGCTTTTCTATAATTTCTGTCGAACaattagtattatttaaaaagtcttATATTTGTCATATTCTGTAACCTcgattcattcattttttatcaggaaaaagaaaatgaagacACTGATATAGAAGGTAACCTTGAGATGGAAAACCTGATAGGGGCATTCGTGGTCCTTATCGTAGGGTTGTTCTTCTGTTTGTTTGTCGTGGCCGCGGAGTTCATGAACGAGATTCGGAACATTGTCGTTCGTGAGCAGGTCCgtatttcatcatcatcatcatttgaATCGTGCATGAAGactaatttttgttttggcgtttcaaaaaatttgtttcaCATCAACTCAGAAATGAGTGATGTAATCACatcaattaacaaaaaactaCCTGAGATATAACGAAGTACATAACACATTATTTGAGAAGAACAAAAGGCCTGAGAAAGTGTGACATCACAACTGAATTTTTAGCTAAGTAGGTAAATCTTTTTCTtagccaattttttttaagacaaaggccctatatttttatatcactgATTCAGGAAGTTTttagtcataaataaataatttgtggcGTCGCCGTGTGACGTTATTTATCAAGCTAATTTTCGGGACTTGTTTTCCTACGAAATACTTGCTTATTAATTCAAGAAATAACAAGGGCTCCTAAATAGAAAACACACCTTAATAATAGTTTGTGAATTGAAGTGTAGTTGACGATGATAGAATGCAAAACACAATGACctgctaaataaattatgtcacGACGACCCATTCGGTGGTCCTATCGCTTGGCTAAATCGTGCCTCTTATAAAGCACgtgtttgccgtgtggttcccggcatcaatacaaaaaacataggatcactccatttctttccagtgaatgtcgttaaaagcgaaTAAGGggtaggctcataaacttgagattctttttattaggcgatgggctagcaacctgtcactatttgaatctcaattgtatcattatgCCAAGCAGCTGATTgtggtcttttcaaggctattGGCTCTAACTACCCACAAGGGATACCTATAGacatgactttatgtatgtatgttccttgTCGGGATTTGAACACAGACATTTCAAGTGTTACATTACGCTTTGACTGCTTTGTCTCCAAATGAGCTTACCTATCCATTTTCGTCATGTCATAGCGCATTTTGAATTAACGCAAATTGAATAACTCTTATCAAGATTAATTCAACAACtatgaattaaataatattaaatgaatacAGGTAACTCACAAGGAGGCTATAATCAAAGAGTTGAAGGCGTCACTGAACTTCTTCCAACTTCAAAAGCCAGTTCTCCGCAATCCGAGCCGTGCGCCCTCCGCCGCGTCCCGCAGGAGTGAGAAACAGGACCACCTTGCCGCTCTCACGGAAAATTTCATGGACTTTGAGAAGGAACTTCGCTAACTTGCAATGTACACACATCCCATACACCAATCAGTTCGAGATAGCCCAGCTCTTTAGCCCTTCAGTATCTTCATTCTGAGTAACGCATTAGAAAATTTATCCTTTATGAGGTCGGCACCGAGTATCGAACAAATTGGAATTTTGCATCTTTCTCGAGTAAGTAACCAATATtggtttcagttttttttttaggccgCCATAAGACATGCGAAACCGCCTGTCTAGTATGACCAACTTAACAGCTTTAAGTGTCCTCCGATGCCtaagtaaaagttaaaattattatccgatgtgtaacttttaatataaagacaTACCTTAATTACAACTTATGTGTCGAACTATACCATagcatacaaaatttatataccgtatatacataataaatctaaatgaatatatgaattttttaataaatctgctttgtctgtttttaatatttgtttaaataaattatttgttacacTATGAAATGattgtttattgttaattgTCTAAATAAATCGTCGTATTCTTGATCGCATCAAGTTCTAAAAAGATGCAATGCATCGCGTTGAGCGGCTGATATGGTTTGCAATGTGTAATCTTAAATATCATTTATCCGACCACCTTGATCTGGGAAATTCTTATCACAAAAACAATACGCAATAACTAATGCAAAATACCTAAGTCGTTCGTATAAAACCGATTGACTCGATCGCAATCTCAGCCACCATTATCGTTGTTTTTAATGACATTCGATCTATCTTGTACCCAAAGTTAATATCACATCACATCATCTTGTCCAAATTGATTAgaatttgcatacatataattatatctttactCCTTACGGGAAGAAAAGCGCCAATAGTCCCGGAAAGACTAAAACAGTATCAAATAGTGACGCAGTTAACAGAccgtcgtctaaaagaaaCTCAAGATAATTAGCTCCTCCCTTGATTggaatgttattaaataaatagattacaCTAGCATTAGGATTAATAAatgaagatttttaaattaaccgTGATAAGGACCTTATTAATAATAACGTATCTACCTACTGATACacattcaaaaaatttgatattatGAGATGGGCCAGGATATGaaccaaaaacaaataaaataatatttccacACCACGAATCCTTTCTTCagtaattatgaaataaaatagataaagaaCTCAAACATAGAGATTATATACATTAGtgtgagtgctaaccgatgctcttatggtgaCTTAgaaaaacctgcacattcgggCACCTAGCAAATAATTATGACTCAATATaggttaggtttccctgcaaaggttacaaAGCTCAGAtaggagtcgtttcgtgtaaaaaggCAACTTCGTGCTTCTCTCCATCCTTGgagagaagaaaaaaataccgtCACAAAATGACTGCCaagtataaagttttttttgaaCTCATTAAACAAAGGGTCAGACTGTACTCACACTCACTTCACAATTACAATCAAAGAAACAAAACCATTATCTCATACGCTAAGTTATGTACTAATACTACTTCTTATATACTACTTAAACATTTCGGCCGTAGATAGGTCACATCCGGGGACCTGCACGTGCTGAGCTGAACTCTTCAAACGTACGCGACTCCCGATCGGAAACGAGGGTTCTGTCGGAAGCCCACACTGTCATTAATACTACTGGAATCAATACAACTACGAACATTGATTGACAAGCATAATCCATTGAttcctataaataataattcaaaattgtaaGAGCTTGAAATACAGCAATGGGCTGTAGGTTTATCGGTTTAAACGCGTGAGCTCATCGCTTGCGCAGTCAGTCAATTGTAGCGAAAGAACGCTAAACAAATCTGCTGGTTCAGTGGCGCAAGAGACACCGTGTACAATGGCCGTGTCGGTGATAGCCGTGGTGGCACTGGCTGCCACCGTGCTTGGCGCGACCATAGTGcgtaagtttaaaaattaacaaaatatttttctttttctgctAACGATTATCCAAATATTTGTGTGGTGagaaattagaaattaaaatacaccATAGTATCactgaacttaaaaaaatacgcgCTCTGAAAAGCCCTGTAGcgatatttttgaattatttggtgtatttttttcgtttataCTCGGTAAGTACTgagcaattttaaaatgcagcctcaagattttaaatatttgcaagACTAAACAGATACTTTGATttgttgttataaatttatttcatgatAACCTTTGATAAAACTGCGATCATTTAGAGCAGCGACGCATTTGCCGACGACAACCAAAACATTTCCCATTATCACTCCACTTTGACAGTTCAAGGTTACTGTTATATCCTGATATAGCGCCTCAAActaatttgtgccgtgtggttcccggcactattacaaaaaagaataggaccactccatctctttcccatggatgtcgtaaaaggcgactaagggataggcttattaacttaggattcctcttttaggcgatgggctagcaacctgtcactatttgaatctcggttctatcattaagccaaatagctgaacgtggccattcagtattttcaagactgttggctctgtctaccccgcaagggatatagacgtgatcatatgtatgtatgtatgtaactaattTGTACCGGGTTGTGGTGATACTAGGACTTACCTTgtgataaaatttgattttcacTATAAGAATTATACTTAGTATATTTCAACTTCCaagtgccagctgcttcttttTCCGGACAGACGTACTTCACATCTCTTAAAACATgagacaaaaagaaaatacttaataattttcggaaaaaaataaatgcagttGATATTTCAACGCGATTGAGTGACGATTTCCCCATCTAAAATGTTCGACcaatgagtttatttttactataataccatattaataaaaagaagtcCTTTTTTGTGCCTTTGCCT
Above is a window of Amyelois transitella isolate CPQ chromosome 8, ilAmyTran1.1, whole genome shotgun sequence DNA encoding:
- the LOC106135648 gene encoding glutamate receptor ionotropic, kainate 2 isoform X2, with the protein product MRPIVLMGPQDTLTNGAARDQCFVANIPYIHTSWQFPDPDFDIENIEEKDDQANENLDTEEEEEKKGDSEEGDSEEELIYKNITINFYPDPDEVSVAYAKLLNYYKWESFSALYEDDFGLIRIQKILAEHTAKHPVYLRKLDPEGDNINVFKDLKKYQDASRFLMDCRADRILKYLNDASQLKMVDHYQHYILVSLDASTVADSLTKYVSNITWLSITEHDILSNAQHYLAPRVAKWSSQRSQAPLVTNFTLESLIMDDMANHILKAVQTLGDDFAEPENHVCDAEATPWVYGAKLQNATLQITTKGVTGNITFDENGKRANYTLFINEIYGSQRRTIGRWESNNGTEIIEDRPTSDITTSQLTSKHFIVISRKYKPYFYDKTPCEGEGCDDSDEKYEGFSVDLVKKIFELLKEEKFNYTYEFVHEKDKGYGKYDPKTKKWDGLIGDLLDKKADLAVCDLTITEERKKVVDFSVPFMSLGISILYTKEKPVPPPMFSFLLPYTFEVWMYIATAYCVVSIVLFVCSRISPADWENPVPCDKDPEELENIWNFKNCAWLTMGSIMTQGCDILPKAIGTRWVCGMWWFFAMIVCQTYIAQLSASMTTALENEPINSVEDLAKQNKILYGAIEGGSTYEFFKSSKDKIYRKIFETMEANPSLLVKTNDEGESRVLKNNNKYAFFMESSTIEYKQKRNCDLQKVGSQLDSKDYGIAMPANSPFRSHINRAILRLKELTILEDIKSKWWDKSYGATDCNEKENEDTDIEGNLEMENLIGAFVVLIVGLFFCLFVVAAEFMNEIRNIVVREQVTHKEAIIKELKASLNFFQLQKPVLRNPSRAPSAASRRSEKQDHLAALTENFMDFEKELR
- the LOC106135648 gene encoding glutamate receptor ionotropic, kainate 2 isoform X1; the encoded protein is MWQLLFLLCLVNKSASQIITNEKKEEVSYQIAGIFEPNTLTQQLAFNESVFDVHLPDYHLTATILNSSRSDSYSVWQTLCSNKEMRPIVLMGPQDTLTNGAARDQCFVANIPYIHTSWQFPDPDFDIENIEEKDDQANENLDTEEEEEKKGDSEEGDSEEELIYKNITINFYPDPDEVSVAYAKLLNYYKWESFSALYEDDFGLIRIQKILAEHTAKHPVYLRKLDPEGDNINVFKDLKKYQDASRFLMDCRADRILKYLNDASQLKMVDHYQHYILVSLDASTVADSLTKYVSNITWLSITEHDILSNAQHYLAPRVAKWSSQRSQAPLVTNFTLESLIMDDMANHILKAVQTLGDDFAEPENHVCDAEATPWVYGAKLQNATLQITTKGVTGNITFDENGKRANYTLFINEIYGSQRRTIGRWESNNGTEIIEDRPTSDITTSQLTSKHFIVISRKYKPYFYDKTPCEGEGCDDSDEKYEGFSVDLVKKIFELLKEEKFNYTYEFVHEKDKGYGKYDPKTKKWDGLIGDLLDKKADLAVCDLTITEERKKVVDFSVPFMSLGISILYTKEKPVPPPMFSFLLPYTFEVWMYIATAYCVVSIVLFVCSRISPADWENPVPCDKDPEELENIWNFKNCAWLTMGSIMTQGCDILPKAIGTRWVCGMWWFFAMIVCQTYIAQLSASMTTALENEPINSVEDLAKQNKILYGAIEGGSTYEFFKSSKDKIYRKIFETMEANPSLLVKTNDEGESRVLKNNNKYAFFMESSTIEYKQKRNCDLQKVGSQLDSKDYGIAMPANSPFRSHINRAILRLKELTILEDIKSKWWDKSYGATDCNEKENEDTDIEGNLEMENLIGAFVVLIVGLFFCLFVVAAEFMNEIRNIVVREQVTHKEAIIKELKASLNFFQLQKPVLRNPSRAPSAASRRSEKQDHLAALTENFMDFEKELR